In a single window of the Pseudomonas sp. B21-015 genome:
- the tssB gene encoding type VI secretion system contractile sheath small subunit: MAESTQHKLDRVRPPRVQITYDVEIGNAIEKKELPLVVGILADLSGKPLEPLPKLNERRFTEIDRDNFNEVLASIGPRATLQVTNTLSGDDSKLNIELNFKHIDDFDPVKVVEQVTPLRRLFEARQRLRDLLTKLDGNDDLDKLLRDVIANTEGLQEIKSARPEAAAPAPAGDAEVPTEPQA; this comes from the coding sequence ATGGCAGAAAGTACTCAGCACAAGCTAGACAGGGTTCGCCCACCCCGGGTGCAAATCACCTACGACGTCGAAATCGGCAACGCGATCGAGAAAAAAGAATTGCCGTTGGTTGTCGGTATTCTTGCCGACCTCTCCGGCAAACCTCTCGAACCACTCCCGAAACTGAATGAACGGCGCTTCACCGAAATCGACCGCGACAACTTCAATGAAGTCCTCGCCTCGATCGGCCCGCGCGCCACCTTGCAGGTCACCAACACCCTCAGCGGCGATGACAGCAAACTCAACATCGAGTTGAACTTCAAACACATCGATGACTTCGACCCGGTCAAGGTGGTCGAGCAAGTCACTCCGCTGCGGCGCCTGTTCGAAGCTCGCCAGCGTCTGCGCGACCTGCTGACCAAGCTCGACGGCAACGATGATCTGGACAAGCTGTTGCGTGACGTCATTGCCAACACCGAGGGACTGCAAGAGATCAAGTCGGCCCGTCCGGAAGCCGCCGCGCCTGCCCCCGCAGGCGATGCAGAAGTACCGACCGAACCACAAGCTTGA